The Bacillota bacterium DNA window CAGGGAGATCTGCACGACATCGGAAAGACACTGGTGGGGATCGTGTTCCAGGGGGCGGGATATGAGGTTGTCGACCTAGGAGTGGATGTTGCTCCTGAGCGCTTCGTGCAGGCGGTAGCAGACTACCGCCCGCACTTGCTTGGCCTTTCTGCCTTGCTGACCTACACCATGAAGCACATGAAACGCACTATCCGCGCCCTCGCTGAAGCCGGCTTGCGGCCGCAGGTACGCGTGCTGGTGGGCGGGGCACCGGTCACGGCGGAGTTCGCCCGGGACATAGGCGCCGACGGCTATGCAGACGACGCCTTCGCCGCCCTGGAGGTGGCCACCAGCCTGCTCCACACTCCTCGCCGCGGCAAGAGACTACGTGTCCGCAGGTCCGAGCCCGTAGCGAGATGCCGCACCTGGCCCGCCGTGCTATAACCCGAGCAGGTCTGCCCCCGACCCGACCGCGTCCGGGACACGTTCGACCCCGGCCGGATTCGACAGGCCAATGGGGAGTCTTGATTGCGGGGGAAACTTATCTCGTTATCGCCCGACTCCACATGAATGATGGTTACGCGCCTGCGGTTATAAGGGTGGAGGATCGCGAGCGCTTCCTGGAGGGTGCTGGGATACGCCCTGGCGCCCGATGTAGAGCGATGTGAGACGGTGGGGCATGGTGTGAAGTCGTAGAACAAGACGGGACCCTGTCAGATGCCTGGTGGAGATGCTGGCTGCCGGGTCAGGGACGACGTGTGCAGTGGACCAACAAGGGAAGTCCGCCGGGTGCATGACCGTCGCCGTCATCGAACGGCCCGTACAGGGGGAAGTCGGGCACCAGGAGTAGCCTGGAGGTGTCGAGGGTGCTGATTGTGGGTGAGAGGATCAATAACAGCAGGAAGGGTGTGGCGGCGGTCGTTTCCCGGCGGGATGCCGCGGCCGTGGTGCGGGAGGCTGCCCGGCAGCGTGAGGCCGGAGCCGACTTCATCGACGTGATCGCCGGGACGTTACTTGCGGATGAGCCGGAGGCGCTCCGCTGGCTGGTGACCACTGTGGGAGGCCTTTCCGTGGATTTCTCGTGCGGGGCACGCCAGACGAGATAATGGAGGAGGGCAGGCGCCTTGCGAAGGGGGGAGCGGCGGGGGCCTGATGGTAGGGACGTGCTCCGGAGTGGTGCCGCAGGGGGCCTCGGCTGGCAACCTGCTCACTGCCTATCGGGCTGTGACCGCCCGGGCGGGGGAGGAGGATCCGCTGTGCCCGTAGTTGAGTTTCAGCCGCTCGGTCGGCGGGTGCAGGTGCGAGAGGAGCGACGGTGCTTGAGGCGGTCCAGTTGCCCGGTCGTGAGCTGGGTGACTGGGGTGTGGTTGCCACCTGCGGGGGTCACGGGAGGTGCGGCCGGTGCCTGGTGCAGGTTGTGAGTGGGGCCGTATCGGGTGCCGACGAGCAGGAGCTGGAGCTCCTGGCACGGCAGGGTGTTGCGGGGTACCGGCTGGCGTGCCGGGTGAGGGTGCTGGGGGACGTACGGGTGGAACTCGACCGCCTGAGGGGGG harbors:
- a CDS encoding corrinoid protein; this encodes MVRGAAAEVRSLLQEGLALGFPPRALVTALMDGMERVAELFRTGEFCVPEVLVAARAVRTGLGVLVPHFRSAQEQKAGTLVLGTVQGDLHDIGKTLVGIVFQGAGYEVVDLGVDVAPERFVQAVADYRPHLLGLSALLTYTMKHMKRTIRALAEAGLRPQVRVLVGGAPVTAEFARDIGADGYADDAFAALEVATSLLHTPRRGKRLRVRRSEPVARCRTWPAVL